One Candidatus Neomarinimicrobiota bacterium DNA segment encodes these proteins:
- the rpsF gene encoding 30S ribosomal protein S6, with protein MRYYETLYIVHPDYEEERLINVKQSVDRWISDRGASIINSYVWGKRKLAYPVDKQMYGTYMLLNYGTEKPFFPELNEWFQLNEAVLAYFTVLLDQEPGARAEES; from the coding sequence TTGAGATACTACGAAACCCTCTATATCGTTCATCCTGATTATGAGGAAGAGAGGCTGATAAATGTGAAGCAGTCCGTGGACCGATGGATATCGGACCGGGGTGCAAGCATCATCAATTCTTACGTCTGGGGGAAGCGAAAACTTGCCTATCCGGTGGATAAGCAGATGTATGGCACATATATGCTTCTGAATTATGGGACAGAGAAGCCGTTTTTTCCAGAGCTAAACGAATGGTTTCAACTCAACGAGGCCGTTCTGGCCTATTTCACCGTCCTGCTGGATCAAGAGCCGGGGGCCAGGGCGGAGGAATCGTGA
- the rpsR gene encoding 30S ribosomal protein S18 translates to MALMTRRRICKFCEDSELVIDYKNVKLIRKFVTDQGKIIPGRITGTCAKHQRRLTSAIKRARNIALLSYTGDEFYQ, encoded by the coding sequence ATGGCCTTAATGACGAGACGCCGAATCTGTAAGTTCTGTGAGGACAGTGAGCTTGTAATCGATTACAAGAATGTGAAACTCATCCGGAAGTTTGTTACGGACCAGGGGAAGATCATCCCCGGTCGCATAACGGGGACATGCGCGAAACATCAAAGACGACTTACAAGCGCTATCAAGCGGGCAAGAAATATCGCTCTGCTTTCCTATACCGGGGATGAGTTTTATCAGTAA
- the rplI gene encoding 50S ribosomal protein L9 produces MSRQFCEDVILLQDVQKLGSQGDVVRVKPGYARNYLLPQGLAKEANARNLRLLELEKQQEEVRQQKTEEEAKEMAEKLKGISLTAPVQVGEEDRVFGSVTSITISKLLKEQGHDIDKKDVLLQEPIKALGLFSVPVRVHGDIQAEVKVYVIKE; encoded by the coding sequence ATGTCCAGGCAATTTTGTGAAGACGTGATTCTACTCCAGGATGTCCAGAAGCTGGGCAGCCAGGGTGACGTGGTGCGGGTGAAACCGGGATACGCCCGGAACTATCTTCTTCCCCAGGGATTGGCCAAGGAGGCTAATGCGCGAAATCTGCGCCTGCTGGAGCTAGAGAAGCAACAGGAGGAGGTTCGCCAGCAAAAGACAGAGGAAGAGGCGAAAGAAATGGCGGAGAAACTGAAGGGAATTTCACTCACGGCACCGGTTCAGGTGGGGGAGGAGGATCGTGTCTTTGGATCCGTCACCAGCATTACAATCTCCAAACTGTTGAAGGAGCAGGGGCATGACATTGACAAGAAAGACGTCTTGTTGCAGGAACCCATCAAGGCTCTGGGCCTTTTTTCCGTTCCGGTGAGAGTTCACGGAGATATTCAGGCAGAAGTTAAGGTTTACGTCATCAAAGAATAG
- the priA gene encoding primosomal protein N': protein MFADVSFPISTYRVFTYSVPRNLEDRVKIGVRVSAPFGARKKVQGVVVDLRREKRFKGKTHPISAVVDETPIFDKALWDLLNWVSRHYLTPMGQVMRTAVPSRLTSSYSPPEQLMVRAVNGLGENLSALAESSPRQHRAMKFLKQRRDSIPVAALTSVIKNPWDACRALERKGYVTLARVPRIPDVSDLSFLPIQREIHFTPAQEKIMKGLEAWLEKKKFTPCLLHGVTGSGKTEIYIHLARRAELQGRRSLILLPEISLTPQIAGRFRSVFGDRVAIWHSRMTSAERAWTWKQICEDRYGVIVGARSAIFSPVRSVGLIVVDEEQESAFKQESPAPRYHARDVALMRGKLCGALTILAGATPSLESYYNQAVGKLSSIRLKTRYGGASYPQVDVVNMTEERGETGDYDSVLSRLLIEKIGERLKKGEQAILLQNRRGFSSILYCGDCGHVEMCRNCRISLTFHKAESVLKCHYCNFQKSLPRTCQECGGTELLLLGAGTQKVEEGLRERFPGLRLVRMDLDTTRRKGAYTRILTKFAEGDYDILLGTQMVAKGLHFENVTLVGIINADTGLYLPDFRAGERTFQLIYQVAGRSGRGEKPGEVVIQTSNPDNPAISCASRLDLERYYNICLSEREELTYPPFSWLAKIEFSGREREAVEREAIRFGGSMVNKPEHISALGPAPCPIERIKNNFRYQIIFKSPKKKDENGSKLHRFLENVFVNSSFSSRARGMGTYVDVDPASLL from the coding sequence ATGTTTGCAGATGTATCATTTCCAATTTCTACCTATAGAGTATTTACCTATTCCGTTCCCAGGAATCTTGAAGACAGGGTGAAAATAGGTGTGCGTGTCTCGGCTCCGTTCGGGGCCAGGAAGAAGGTCCAGGGCGTTGTTGTTGACCTGCGCCGGGAAAAGAGATTCAAGGGCAAAACCCATCCCATTTCCGCTGTAGTTGACGAAACACCCATTTTTGACAAAGCGCTCTGGGACTTACTCAACTGGGTAAGCCGTCACTATCTAACCCCAATGGGCCAGGTAATGAGGACGGCTGTCCCATCCCGGCTTACCTCCTCCTATTCACCTCCGGAACAGTTGATGGTAAGAGCCGTGAACGGCTTAGGAGAGAATCTATCCGCGTTGGCTGAAAGCTCCCCCCGGCAGCACAGGGCGATGAAGTTTCTTAAACAACGGAGAGATTCTATTCCCGTCGCCGCCTTGACCAGTGTGATAAAGAACCCATGGGATGCATGCCGGGCTCTGGAGCGGAAGGGATACGTGACTCTCGCCCGGGTGCCCAGAATCCCGGATGTTTCCGATCTTAGTTTTCTTCCGATACAGAGGGAGATACACTTCACCCCTGCTCAGGAAAAGATTATGAAAGGACTTGAGGCCTGGCTTGAGAAAAAGAAGTTTACCCCCTGTCTCCTGCACGGCGTCACGGGAAGCGGCAAAACGGAGATCTATATCCATCTTGCGCGGCGGGCAGAGCTACAGGGCCGGCGGTCCCTGATCCTGTTACCCGAGATCTCATTAACACCGCAGATTGCTGGGCGATTCCGGTCGGTTTTCGGAGATCGAGTGGCCATCTGGCACAGCCGGATGACATCTGCCGAGCGTGCATGGACCTGGAAACAGATTTGTGAAGATCGCTACGGGGTAATCGTGGGCGCCCGCAGCGCCATATTTTCGCCGGTGAGAAGCGTGGGACTCATTGTGGTTGACGAGGAGCAGGAAAGCGCCTTCAAACAGGAAAGTCCAGCGCCCCGGTATCATGCCCGTGATGTGGCCCTCATGAGAGGAAAATTGTGCGGGGCACTCACAATTCTGGCAGGGGCGACGCCAAGTCTTGAATCCTACTACAATCAAGCAGTGGGAAAACTCAGTTCCATCCGGTTGAAAACGCGGTACGGCGGGGCAAGCTATCCCCAGGTAGACGTAGTTAACATGACAGAAGAGAGAGGCGAGACGGGAGACTATGATTCTGTTCTTTCCCGGTTGCTCATTGAAAAAATTGGGGAACGATTGAAAAAGGGTGAACAGGCAATTCTCCTGCAGAACCGCCGCGGGTTCTCGTCTATCCTCTACTGTGGTGACTGTGGGCATGTGGAAATGTGTCGCAATTGTCGCATTTCTCTGACTTTTCACAAGGCGGAGAGCGTACTGAAATGCCACTACTGCAATTTTCAGAAGTCCTTGCCCAGGACGTGCCAGGAATGTGGGGGCACAGAGCTGCTTCTCCTGGGAGCCGGGACGCAGAAGGTGGAAGAAGGATTGAGGGAGCGATTCCCCGGGTTGCGCCTGGTTCGAATGGATCTTGACACTACCAGAAGAAAAGGGGCATACACCAGAATTCTCACGAAATTTGCCGAAGGCGATTATGATATTCTGTTGGGAACACAGATGGTCGCGAAAGGGCTCCATTTCGAGAACGTGACCCTTGTTGGGATCATCAATGCGGATACGGGTCTTTATTTACCCGACTTCCGGGCCGGGGAAAGAACGTTTCAGTTGATCTACCAGGTGGCGGGCCGGTCAGGTCGAGGAGAAAAACCGGGTGAGGTGGTTATCCAGACAAGCAATCCCGACAACCCCGCAATCAGCTGCGCGTCTCGTCTTGATTTGGAACGGTATTATAATATTTGTCTTAGTGAGAGGGAAGAACTAACGTACCCCCCGTTCAGCTGGCTGGCCAAGATTGAGTTCTCCGGGAGGGAAAGAGAGGCGGTAGAGAGAGAGGCCATCCGTTTCGGAGGGAGCATGGTGAATAAGCCGGAGCATATCTCCGCACTGGGGCCAGCTCCCTGTCCCATCGAGCGAATCAAGAACAATTTCCGGTATCAGATCATCTTCAAGTCTCCCAAAAAGAAAGACGAGAACGGAAGCAAGCTCCATCGCTTCCTGGAGAACGTTTTTGTGAATTCTTCCTTCTCTTCCAGAGCCAGGGGAATGGGCACATATGTGGATGTGGATCCGGCATCACTTCTTTAG
- a CDS encoding aldo/keto reductase: MKYRPLGRSGLSASEISLGGWLTLGGSVDEAVSVRLIQYAFYRGINLFDVADVYSDGRAEVVLGKAVKELPREQVVLATKVFGRMHAGPHGSGLSKKHILQACEASLTRLKVDTIDLYQFHAPHERVHLEESLEAMDILVRQGKVLYAGCSNFSAEDILHALDIATRLGFPRFISNQPRYNMLDRTVENDLFPLCEAEGIGNMVYSPLAHGILTGKYKTGVAPPDGSRLRRLNGAIQSRYLTGENLGKVEKITSIADRLGTTTAAIALAWILRRSEVSSAIVGATSIEQLDENIEASDLELSEEVMRELERIVA; the protein is encoded by the coding sequence GTGAAGTATCGTCCACTCGGTAGGTCCGGGCTGTCCGCATCGGAAATCAGTCTAGGGGGTTGGCTGACATTGGGAGGCTCGGTAGATGAAGCCGTGTCGGTCCGGCTCATACAATATGCCTTTTACCGGGGTATCAACCTATTTGACGTGGCAGATGTCTATTCTGATGGACGGGCGGAGGTGGTGTTGGGAAAGGCAGTGAAGGAGCTGCCCCGGGAACAGGTAGTCCTTGCAACAAAAGTTTTTGGACGAATGCATGCGGGGCCCCACGGCTCAGGTCTCTCCAAGAAGCATATCCTTCAGGCCTGCGAGGCAAGTTTGACGCGGCTCAAGGTTGACACCATCGATCTTTACCAGTTTCACGCTCCCCATGAGCGAGTGCACCTGGAAGAAAGCCTTGAGGCCATGGACATTCTTGTGAGGCAGGGAAAAGTCCTTTATGCGGGGTGTTCAAACTTCAGTGCGGAAGATATCCTTCATGCTCTTGATATTGCCACTCGTCTGGGATTTCCGCGATTCATCTCCAATCAGCCGCGCTACAACATGTTGGATCGGACAGTTGAAAATGATCTATTTCCCCTGTGCGAGGCAGAGGGCATAGGGAATATGGTGTATTCACCACTGGCCCATGGGATCCTAACGGGCAAGTATAAGACAGGAGTGGCGCCTCCCGATGGAAGCCGGCTCCGTCGTCTCAACGGAGCTATTCAGTCGAGATATCTGACCGGTGAGAATCTGGGCAAAGTGGAAAAAATAACATCGATTGCGGATCGTTTGGGTACCACGACGGCGGCCATAGCGCTTGCCTGGATCCTCCGGCGATCAGAAGTTTCTTCTGCCATAGTAGGCGCCACATCTATTGAGCAGCTGGATGAAAACATAGAAGCGTCTGATCTTGAACTTTCCGAAGAAGTCATGAGAGAACTTGAACGAATAGTCGCCTGA
- a CDS encoding MATE family efflux transporter, translated as MNQVAEKGPRVDEFVENPRKALWSLALPMMVGMMVQTIYSVVDMIFVGRVGGDALTALAFNVPLVFFGLGMVFGLGSGVTAVVAQYIGSGDKRNADNSAEHGIVIGVILGVVFTGAGLTWGKSLLAALGAPPHIVPLAWSYFRVIAVGYIFMVSSIFFRSILSGEGDMKTPLIIQGGGTILNIILDPIFIFGLEMGVEGAAVATVLSQASVSLVFAYFMLVKKRAYITFALKDFAFSRVVLGKILKVGIPASFSMLIMSMGGGVFNKILVSFSSDAVAGYQVGMRIDHVYLMPLISIATSLVTLVGMFYGAKRLDLVRAITQYAISRGILIGLVAGSLFFAFAEPLVSVFTQDPEIYQTGVQYLKYFVFAYPFIAVGMIGGRMLQGLGFGIPMLVLTFLRVVLISVVLAYTFVFVAGKPVQWVWISQVIAVICSAGIALLWLRSSLRRLERGDVRKVKGVPHGVVSSDPLRQAQEV; from the coding sequence ATGAATCAGGTCGCCGAAAAAGGACCCCGTGTTGACGAATTCGTGGAGAATCCACGAAAAGCATTGTGGAGTCTTGCCCTTCCCATGATGGTGGGGATGATGGTGCAGACCATCTACAGTGTTGTGGACATGATTTTTGTTGGACGTGTGGGCGGTGATGCTCTGACCGCCCTCGCCTTTAACGTGCCCCTTGTGTTCTTTGGACTGGGTATGGTTTTCGGTCTGGGATCTGGAGTGACTGCGGTGGTGGCGCAGTATATAGGTTCGGGAGACAAGCGGAACGCCGACAACAGTGCCGAACACGGTATTGTCATTGGAGTGATCCTGGGCGTCGTTTTCACGGGAGCAGGATTGACGTGGGGGAAATCTCTTCTGGCCGCTCTCGGTGCCCCTCCTCACATCGTACCCCTTGCCTGGAGCTACTTTCGTGTCATTGCCGTAGGATACATTTTCATGGTGTCATCCATCTTCTTTCGATCAATCTTATCCGGCGAAGGAGACATGAAGACGCCTTTGATTATCCAGGGAGGAGGGACAATTCTCAACATCATCCTCGATCCCATTTTCATTTTTGGACTGGAAATGGGCGTGGAGGGTGCAGCCGTTGCGACGGTTCTGAGTCAAGCGTCGGTGTCGCTTGTTTTTGCTTATTTCATGTTGGTAAAAAAGCGTGCATACATAACATTCGCGCTGAAAGACTTTGCTTTCTCTCGCGTCGTCCTGGGGAAAATACTCAAGGTCGGGATTCCCGCCTCATTTTCTATGCTGATCATGTCCATGGGCGGGGGAGTCTTCAACAAGATCCTCGTTTCGTTTTCAAGTGACGCCGTGGCAGGATATCAAGTGGGAATGCGGATCGACCACGTTTATCTCATGCCTCTCATTTCCATCGCAACGAGCCTTGTGACTCTCGTGGGTATGTTCTATGGCGCGAAAAGGTTGGATTTGGTGCGGGCCATCACTCAATACGCCATATCCCGGGGTATCCTCATCGGACTGGTCGCTGGCTCACTCTTTTTTGCATTTGCCGAACCCCTGGTTTCCGTGTTCACCCAGGACCCTGAGATTTACCAGACTGGGGTCCAGTATCTGAAATATTTCGTCTTTGCGTACCCGTTTATCGCCGTGGGAATGATAGGAGGACGGATGCTTCAGGGACTGGGGTTTGGGATTCCCATGCTGGTTCTTACGTTTTTGAGAGTGGTTCTTATCAGTGTTGTCCTTGCCTATACGTTCGTCTTCGTCGCGGGAAAGCCGGTACAGTGGGTCTGGATTTCGCAGGTCATCGCTGTTATCTGTTCTGCCGGCATCGCTCTTCTCTGGCTCAGGTCAAGTCTCCGAAGACTCGAGAGGGGTGATGTCCGAAAGGTGAAGGGTGTGCCCCATGGTGTGGTTTCATCTGATCCCCTTCGTCAGGCCCAGGAAGTGTAG
- a CDS encoding DPP IV N-terminal domain-containing protein translates to MMVVIVMVLAVSLMSGQGKKALTLEDIFASDKFRGKGISDIQWSRDGSSFTYTKGDDREETKRGDTIYRHDAKRGTDTVVLDVSAHEYDGKPIEMGGYEIDHDQKYILVTGKRKQIWRHSFSAPYYLYDVEEKVLTALEDNNPGLQNTTLSPDGQRVAYVLNHNLFVAPVKTGIPHPLTADGSDDLLYGQFDWVYEEEFGRADAYRWSPDSEKIAFWRTDQSRVKTFVLLDELSPYSVPIRIPYPKVGEQNARVTIGVVDVRTGETTWMDFGDNEDIYVPRIDWADSSETVAIQRLNRKQNRLELLIGDVGTGQAKVVMTDTDSAWVDVTDDIIFLADGQQFVWTSEKSGFRHIYLTNRESGETRQVTRGDWEVSSIIGLDEVRQWVYFYGKKDSPLEQHIYRVKLSGRRLKKMSREPGWHTGKFSTDFGYFIHFHSSVRRPTRIVLRESDGTEVRVLEENVVEAFEEYTMVHPEFVIIKTGDGVHLNGSIMKPPDFDPNRKYPVLVYGYGGPGSQVVVNRWGGNTRLWYQLMTEKGYIVFSLDNRGTGGRGKGFKNLAYGDISKWAVADQIEGAKFLASLPYVDSGRIGFWGWSGGGYLACMLMTRGADNFRTGIAVAPVTDFRNYDTIWTERYMGLLWENEEGYDAANVINYAERLKGNLLIIHGTADDNVHPLNTIQFVNALIQENKQFDLMLYPNRSHSIRGEGTRLHLFTLITDYILENL, encoded by the coding sequence ATGATGGTCGTCATCGTCATGGTTCTGGCCGTTTCCCTGATGAGTGGCCAGGGAAAGAAGGCGCTGACTCTCGAGGATATCTTTGCATCCGATAAGTTCCGGGGAAAGGGGATCAGTGACATTCAGTGGAGCCGTGACGGTTCCAGCTTCACCTACACCAAGGGAGATGACCGGGAGGAGACTAAGAGGGGAGACACGATTTATCGTCACGATGCGAAAAGGGGAACCGATACAGTGGTCCTGGACGTGTCTGCCCATGAATATGATGGAAAACCGATTGAAATGGGCGGGTACGAAATCGACCATGACCAGAAATACATTCTCGTTACCGGGAAACGTAAGCAGATCTGGCGGCATTCTTTTTCAGCCCCTTATTACCTCTATGATGTGGAAGAGAAGGTATTAACGGCGCTTGAGGATAATAACCCAGGACTGCAAAATACAACGCTTTCTCCGGATGGCCAGCGGGTTGCCTACGTTCTCAACCATAATCTGTTTGTGGCTCCCGTGAAGACGGGAATCCCTCACCCACTGACGGCGGACGGCTCCGATGATCTACTTTACGGACAATTTGACTGGGTGTATGAAGAAGAGTTTGGACGAGCTGACGCCTATCGCTGGTCCCCGGACAGCGAGAAAATCGCCTTCTGGCGTACCGACCAGTCGAGGGTCAAGACCTTTGTATTGCTGGATGAACTGTCGCCCTACAGTGTGCCCATCCGGATTCCTTATCCCAAGGTTGGCGAACAGAATGCCCGGGTAACTATCGGTGTGGTTGATGTGAGAACCGGTGAAACGACCTGGATGGATTTTGGGGATAATGAGGATATTTATGTTCCCAGGATTGATTGGGCAGACTCATCAGAAACAGTCGCAATTCAAAGGCTGAACCGGAAACAGAATCGTTTGGAATTGTTGATTGGCGATGTCGGTACGGGACAGGCAAAGGTGGTTATGACGGATACCGATTCGGCATGGGTGGATGTTACCGATGACATTATCTTTCTGGCAGATGGACAGCAGTTCGTATGGACATCCGAGAAGAGCGGGTTCAGGCATATCTATCTGACAAACCGTGAAAGTGGAGAGACAAGACAGGTAACCCGAGGTGACTGGGAAGTTTCTTCCATCATCGGCCTGGATGAGGTGAGGCAGTGGGTATATTTCTATGGGAAAAAGGATTCACCCTTGGAGCAACACATCTACCGGGTAAAATTGAGTGGAAGGAGACTTAAGAAAATGTCCCGGGAACCGGGGTGGCATACGGGTAAGTTTTCAACTGATTTTGGGTACTTTATCCATTTTCACTCCAGTGTGAGAAGGCCCACCAGGATAGTTCTTCGAGAATCTGACGGTACGGAAGTGCGTGTTCTGGAGGAAAATGTCGTTGAGGCCTTTGAGGAGTACACTATGGTCCATCCCGAATTTGTGATTATCAAGACGGGTGACGGAGTCCACTTGAACGGTTCCATCATGAAGCCTCCTGATTTCGACCCGAACAGGAAATATCCCGTTCTGGTTTACGGCTATGGGGGACCGGGATCCCAGGTGGTGGTCAATCGGTGGGGCGGCAATACGCGACTGTGGTACCAGTTGATGACCGAGAAAGGCTATATTGTCTTCTCCCTTGACAACCGGGGAACAGGCGGAAGGGGGAAAGGGTTTAAGAATCTCGCCTATGGTGATATTTCAAAGTGGGCGGTAGCCGATCAGATTGAGGGGGCGAAATTCCTGGCCAGTTTGCCCTACGTGGATTCAGGCCGGATTGGGTTTTGGGGATGGAGTGGAGGCGGGTACCTTGCGTGTATGCTCATGACCCGTGGCGCTGACAACTTCAGAACGGGCATCGCCGTAGCACCAGTGACCGATTTTCGAAATTACGATACCATCTGGACAGAACGGTATATGGGACTTTTGTGGGAGAACGAAGAGGGATATGACGCGGCAAATGTAATCAACTATGCCGAAAGGCTAAAAGGAAACCTCCTCATCATTCACGGTACGGCAGATGACAATGTACATCCTCTCAATACCATCCAATTTGTGAATGCGCTGATTCAGGAGAACAAGCAGTTCGACCTTATGTTATATCCCAATCGCAGTCACAGCATTAGAGGGGAAGGTACGAGACTTCACCTCTTTACGCTCATTACAGATTATATCTTGGAAAACCTGTAG
- a CDS encoding NAD-dependent succinate-semialdehyde dehydrogenase gives MPIESINPATGETTKTYREMSPEEVQEIIRKAHEAFLSWKQTAMSHRAELMKNAARTLREEANEAGALMAKEMGKPIKDGRAESEKCAWVCDYYADNAETFLSPEVVETEASRSFVTFQPLGVVLAVMPWNFPFWQVFRFAAPALMAGNAGVLKHASNVPGCALMIEDVFRKAGFPENLFRTLLIASGQVNAVIENGLVRAATLTGSTGAGRAVSRKAGDMIKKTVMELGGSDAYVILEDASIGEAVSACVTSRLINAGQSCIAAKRFIVVESVKSEFEKLFTQQMKARKMGNPMEEDTEVGPQARHDLRDDLHRQVQKSIDLGATCLLGGEIPEDKGAFYPPTILTNVKKNMPAYDEELFGPVAAIIPVKDEKEAIRVANDSVFGLGAAVFTEDIDRGERIATEDIEAGCCFVNAFVRSDPRLPFGGIKESGYGRELSHYGIKEFVNIKTVFVR, from the coding sequence ATGCCGATTGAATCGATCAATCCCGCAACGGGGGAAACGACAAAAACGTACAGGGAAATGTCCCCAGAAGAGGTGCAGGAAATCATCCGGAAAGCCCACGAAGCATTCTTGAGCTGGAAACAGACGGCAATGAGCCACCGGGCGGAACTCATGAAAAATGCCGCCAGAACCCTGAGGGAAGAAGCAAATGAGGCCGGTGCGTTGATGGCGAAGGAAATGGGCAAGCCCATCAAGGATGGGCGGGCGGAGTCTGAGAAGTGTGCCTGGGTGTGCGACTATTATGCCGACAATGCAGAGACGTTTCTGAGCCCGGAGGTTGTGGAAACGGAAGCGAGCAGGAGCTTTGTCACATTTCAACCTCTTGGGGTTGTGTTGGCCGTTATGCCCTGGAATTTCCCGTTCTGGCAGGTTTTTCGATTTGCTGCGCCAGCTCTCATGGCTGGCAATGCAGGTGTTTTGAAACACGCATCCAACGTTCCTGGTTGTGCCCTCATGATAGAAGATGTGTTCAGGAAAGCCGGTTTCCCCGAGAATCTCTTCCGCACTCTCCTCATCGCCAGCGGGCAGGTGAACGCGGTCATCGAAAACGGGCTGGTGAGAGCCGCTACCCTGACTGGAAGCACAGGCGCCGGCAGGGCGGTTTCTCGAAAAGCAGGTGATATGATTAAGAAGACCGTTATGGAGTTGGGGGGAAGTGATGCCTATGTCATTCTTGAAGACGCGAGTATTGGAGAAGCTGTTTCCGCCTGTGTCACCAGCAGGCTCATCAATGCGGGACAAAGCTGCATTGCTGCCAAGAGGTTCATTGTGGTCGAATCGGTGAAAAGCGAGTTTGAAAAGCTTTTCACACAACAGATGAAAGCCCGCAAAATGGGGAACCCCATGGAAGAGGACACGGAGGTTGGCCCTCAGGCCCGGCACGATTTGAGGGACGACCTTCACCGTCAGGTTCAAAAGAGTATCGACCTGGGTGCCACATGCCTCCTCGGGGGCGAAATTCCCGAAGACAAAGGAGCCTTCTATCCTCCTACTATCCTCACAAATGTGAAGAAGAACATGCCCGCGTATGACGAAGAGTTATTCGGACCTGTTGCGGCCATCATCCCCGTGAAGGACGAGAAAGAGGCGATTCGCGTGGCCAATGATTCGGTTTTTGGGCTGGGAGCTGCGGTCTTCACAGAGGATATCGATCGTGGAGAGAGAATTGCGACCGAAGACATTGAGGCGGGATGCTGCTTCGTGAATGCGTTCGTAAGATCGGATCCGCGCCTTCCGTTTGGAGGGATCAAGGAGAGTGGCTACGGACGTGAGTTGTCGCACTACGGCATCAAGGAGTTCGTCAATATCAAAACCGTCTTTGTGAGGTAA
- a CDS encoding acetolactate synthase large subunit produces the protein MKVSDLFVRSLENEGVEYVFGIPGEENEDLLFSLEDSPIQFVPTRHEQGAAFIANVWGRLTGRAGVCLSTLGPGATNLFTGIADANLDKAPVVAITAQGGTSRLHHESHQYLDIETMFKPITKWNTAVSSPASVTEVVRKAFKIAELEKPGATHIELSEDVAKLDATRKLTPIPPKRVRRPGPDYKAIRGTIELLQKAKRPLIIAGNGAIRKLASKHLTRLADRHKLPVVSTFMGKGAVSDGMPCSLLSIGLGFKDFVMEAVEKADLIITVGYDIAEYDPEKWNPKGDQKIIHIDFVPAEVYAHYNPEIEVVSDISAVLWELNQQLTDTKFSFDTRWYESIRKQILEDIRSYELKEGDSFTIPGVLNLIREILHDDGLLISDVGSHKMWIARNFPTYCPNGCIMSNGLASMGISLPGAIAASLVDPDRQIVAAMGDGGFLMNSQELETAKRLGTKFIIIVFNDNDYGLISWKQRMTRNRSVGTRIHNPDFKAYAESFGIRGYQPGSLAELQDQLKGAIKSRELAVVEIPVDTRVNDELVNKLKNHWGKHYAD, from the coding sequence ATGAAAGTTTCGGATCTATTTGTTCGCTCCCTGGAAAATGAAGGGGTAGAGTATGTTTTCGGTATCCCCGGGGAGGAGAATGAGGACCTCCTTTTTTCGCTGGAGGATTCTCCCATCCAGTTTGTCCCCACGAGGCATGAACAGGGGGCTGCCTTTATAGCAAACGTCTGGGGAAGGCTGACGGGCAGGGCGGGTGTATGCCTATCCACACTCGGGCCCGGGGCTACTAATCTGTTTACTGGCATTGCCGATGCAAACCTGGACAAGGCGCCCGTTGTTGCCATTACGGCCCAGGGGGGCACCAGCCGCCTCCATCACGAGAGTCACCAGTATCTGGACATTGAAACCATGTTCAAACCCATTACCAAGTGGAACACGGCGGTTTCTTCCCCGGCCAGTGTCACGGAGGTCGTGCGCAAGGCGTTTAAGATCGCGGAACTTGAAAAACCGGGGGCGACCCACATCGAACTTTCGGAAGATGTGGCAAAACTGGACGCAACGCGGAAACTCACCCCCATACCACCAAAACGTGTACGGCGGCCGGGGCCCGATTATAAGGCTATCCGCGGTACCATTGAACTCCTTCAAAAGGCGAAGCGACCACTTATCATTGCCGGCAACGGCGCCATCAGGAAGCTCGCCAGCAAGCACCTCACCAGACTCGCTGACCGGCACAAGCTGCCCGTGGTCTCCACGTTCATGGGAAAAGGTGCCGTATCCGACGGCATGCCCTGCTCCTTATTAAGCATAGGACTCGGTTTTAAGGATTTCGTCATGGAGGCCGTGGAGAAGGCAGATCTCATTATCACCGTGGGATACGACATCGCGGAGTACGACCCGGAAAAGTGGAATCCAAAAGGCGATCAGAAAATCATCCACATCGACTTTGTGCCCGCGGAAGTCTACGCACACTACAATCCCGAGATCGAAGTAGTGAGCGATATTTCAGCGGTACTCTGGGAACTGAATCAGCAGTTGACTGACACCAAGTTTTCTTTCGATACCCGGTGGTATGAGTCGATCCGGAAGCAGATTCTGGAAGACATCAGGAGCTATGAATTGAAAGAAGGCGATTCCTTTACAATTCCAGGAGTGCTCAACCTCATCAGAGAAATCCTGCATGACGATGGCCTGCTCATTAGCGACGTGGGAAGTCACAAGATGTGGATCGCCAGAAATTTCCCCACCTACTGTCCCAACGGCTGCATTATGAGCAACGGTCTCGCGAGCATGGGAATTTCACTCCCCGGGGCGATTGCCGCCTCCCTGGTTGATCCAGACCGTCAGATCGTGGCTGCAATGGGAGATGGCGGCTTTTTGATGAATTCTCAGGAATTGGAAACAGCGAAGCGTCTCGGTACAAAGTTCATCATCATCGTCTTTAACGATAACGACTACGGACTCATCAGCTGGAAACAGCGAATGACGAGGAACCGGTCGGTGGGCACACGCATCCACAATCCGGACTTCAAAGCCTACGCAGAGAGTTTCGGCATCCGTGGATATCAACCCGGGAGTCTTGCTGAACTTCAGGATCAGCTGAAGGGAGCCATTAAGTCCAGGGAACTCGCGGTCGTTGAAATTCCAGTCGATACGCGTGTTAACGACGAACTTGTCAACAAACTCAAGAATCACTGGGGGAAACATTATGCCGATTGA